In bacterium, the genomic window CGAGCGGGGTGCTAACTTCATGGCTAAAAGCGCCGCGATCACCGCCAAGGAACTGACCGCGTTCAGAGTAAAGCAAAGACCCTCGCCCACCGCCGCGATGATCACACCCGCGATAGAAGGGCCGATCAGGCGCGCGCTATTGAACATCGCGGAATTAAGCGCGATAGCGTTGCCCAGATCCTTTTTATCTTCGACCATTTCCACGATGAACGACTGCCGCGCCGGAATATCGAAGGCGTTCACCAGCGCGAGCACGGCCGTCAGGGCCACGACCCACCAAACCGTGATCGTGTTCGTGAAGATCAGAGCCGCGAGCACCACTGCCTGAAGCATCGCCAAAACCTGGGCGATAACCATGATCTTATGGCGATCGAATTTATCCGCCATGACGCCGGCGAACGGCGCCAGCACGAATGTCGGGAACTGGCTGAAGAAACCGGCTAGCCCGAGCATGGCCGGCGATTGCGTCAACCGGTACACGAGCCAGCCGATCGCGATCCTCTGCATCCACGTCCCGATC contains:
- a CDS encoding MFS transporter, encoding MALSTEQRPWRLMFRAFRYRNYRLFFGGQGISLIGTWMQRIAIGWLVYRLTQSPAMLGLAGFFSQFPTFVLAPFAGVMADKFDRHKIMVIAQVLAMLQAVVLAALIFTNTITVWWVVALTAVLALVNAFDIPARQSFIVEMVEDKKDLGNAIALNSAMFNSARLIGPSIAGVIIAAVGEGLCFTLNAVSSLAVIAALLAMKLAPRSAARSQQNVFQELKMGFNYAFGSVPIRSTLILLAIVSLV